GGCCTGGGTGTCGTTGAAGGCGCCGCGGTACGCGCGGCCGATCGGGGTGCGGGCGGTGGAGACGATGACTGCTTCGCGCATGGTCACTCCTGGTGGTCGAAGGGGGTGGGTCGAGTCTGTCGGTCAGCTGGCGGGCAGGTCCACGAGGACCGCGAGGTCGCTGCGGTGCCGGTCGGGTGTGCCGAGGGCGAGCTGGTCGGCCTTGGCCCGCTTGAGGCGGGTGTGCACCGGTGCCTCCCAGGTCATCCCGATGCCGCCGTGCAGCTGCAGGGCCTCCTCGGCGGCGTGGACCGCGGCGTCGGAGCAGAAGGCCTGGGCGGTGGCCTGGGACACGAGCTGGTCGTCGTCGCCGTCGGCCAGCGTGCCGGCCGCGTGACGGGCCGCCGCCTGGGCGTTGACGAGGAGCAGGTAGAGGTCCGCCAGCCGGTGCTTGATCGCCTGGAAGGAGCCGATCGGCCGGGCGAACTGCACCCGCGTCTTGGCGTACTCCACCGTCGTCTCGAGGCACCACTGGGCCAGGCCCAGCTGCTCGGAGGCGAGCAGCGCGGCGCCCGACGCGAGCGCCGCGTCGACGGCCTCGTCCGCCGCTGCGCCGGAGGCGATCTCGCTCCCGGCGCCCGTCAGGGTCACGCGGGCGAGCGGCCGGGTCATGTCGAGGGAGACGATCGGCTCGAGGTCGACCTCGTCGCGGCCGTACGCGCGAAGGGAGGTCCCTCCCCCTTCGCCCCGGGTCGGCACGAGGAAGAGGTCCGCGCCCAACGCGCCGGCGACCGGCTCCGCGCTGCCGTCCACCGGCGACCAGGCGCCGCGTCGGGCGGTCCAGGGCAGGACGAGCGTGGCCGTGCGCTCGCCCGAGGCCAGCGCCGGCAGGTGCTGCTCGTCGCCAGTGGCCAGTAGTGCGGTCGTCGCGAT
The genomic region above belongs to Janibacter limosus and contains:
- a CDS encoding acyl-CoA dehydrogenase family protein; the encoded protein is MTDLLYTDVEESLRSSVRSTLQRALDDGLPARLADEPDADVSALWRALAEQLGLAGLLVPESLGGVGASAREAAVVLEELGRTVAPTPFLTSAVIATTALLATGDEQHLPALASGERTATLVLPWTARRGAWSPVDGSAEPVAGALGADLFLVPTRGEGGGTSLRAYGRDEVDLEPIVSLDMTRPLARVTLTGAGSEIASGAAADEAVDAALASGAALLASEQLGLAQWCLETTVEYAKTRVQFARPIGSFQAIKHRLADLYLLLVNAQAAARHAAGTLADGDDDQLVSQATAQAFCSDAAVHAAEEALQLHGGIGMTWEAPVHTRLKRAKADQLALGTPDRHRSDLAVLVDLPAS